The window GATTTTTAGAACTGTTCTTGCTTTTAAAATTTCAGATTATCCTAAACTTAAGACGGTACACCATTCGTTAGATTATTACAAAAACGAGTGGTGAGGTGATACAGCAATAGTATAATTTATTTTCTATTCCCGTTTTTATCTAGTTTTAGCTACCCGCCTCTTCGGAATGGGAAACACTTTCTCCCATAAAAGATGATTCTGAAGCAGAACTTAAGCTACCAGTAGACAAAGTACTAGAGATTAAAGAACTGAAACTTTCGCTAGAAGAGGAACTCGATCTATCAGAATAGAAAAAACTCTTTGACATAAAAAAACTATTTTTATTGTTAATAAATACATAGCAAAATATAATAAATTGCCAGCAAACTTTATTAAAATAAATTAGCTGTAAAATTAATGAGCTTTACCTCAACTTTTAAAAAGTTATTTCTAAAAAACTTGATAGTGCTTGAAAAAAAATAGTAGCTAAGCTATATAACTCTTAGGGTTGATTATCCTCATTTCAATTTAGAAAATTTCTTATGAATAAGCTTATATATCATTTTGGTCCTGGAAATAATGAGGGAGACGCCAGCATGAAAGATAAGCTTGGCGGCAAAGGAGCTAACCTTGCCGAAATGTCGAATCTTGGTCTTCCGATTCCTCCAGGCTTTACGATTGCAACTGACATGTGTTCTTATTACTACTCTCATGGAAATAAACTAACGGCTGATTTTGAAGCAGAACTTCTGCAAGCAATTCATAAGTTAGAAAAAGAGATGGGAAAAGTTTTTGGTTCTAAAGAAAACCCTTTATTAGTTTCTGTCCGTTCTGGAGCTAAAATTTCCATGCCAGGTATGATGGATACAATTTTAAATTTGGGAATGAACGATGAAGTAGCAGAAAGCCTTGCGAAGATAACCTCTAACCCTCGATTTGCTTACGATAGCTATCGAAGATTTATTCAAATGTACGGATCTGTGGTACTGGAAATCCCTGCTTATATTTTTGAAGATACCTATGATAATCATAAAATTAATCATAATATCCACAATGATTCTGAAGTAACTACGGAAATACTGAAAGCGGTAATTCAAGATTATAAAAAGAACATTCATAGGTTAACCGGAAAAGAATTCGAGAGCAATTTAACCGAGCAACTTATAAAGGCCATTGAAGCTGTTTTAAAATCATGGATGAGCCCAAGAGCCATACATTACAGAAAAATCAATAATATTAACGAGCAGGAAATTTTAGGTACAGCAGTTAATATCCAATCAATGGTTTTTGGTAATAAAGGAAATAACTCTGCTACGGGAGTAGTATTCACTAGATCCCCTGCTGATGGTGAGAGAAAAATATTCGGTGAATTTTTGATAAATGCCCAAGGGGAAGATGTTGTAGCTGGCACTCGAACCCCCCAGCCAATATTGGCGAAAGAGGAAAAAGATGGTACTTCCATGCAGGAATTAATGCAAAAAGCTTACGAAGAATTACTATCAATTTGTGCTAAACTTGAAAGCCATTATGGTGACATGCAAGATATTGAATTTACTATAGAAGAAGGAAAACTTTATATTTTGCAAACCAGAAAAGGTAAAAGATCTGCAGCCGCAGCTGTTAAAATTGCTGTTGATATGGTAAATGAAGGAATTTTAACAAAAGAAGCCGCCCTCCTTCGCATAGAACCAGAATCACTAAACCAGCTCCTCCATACTGGTATTGACTATTCTGCTAAACCGGAAATTATTGCTCAAGGCCTAGCAGCTTCTCCAGGCGCAGCAACAGGTATAGCAGTTTTTTCCCCTTATGATGCTGAAGAACTGGCCCATCATCACAAAGTGATTCTAGTCAGGAACGATACAAGTCCGGAAGATATCAAAGGTATGCACGTAGCAAAAGGCATTATTACCGCTCGGGGCGGGATGACCTCGCATGCAGCGGTAGTAGCACGGGGAATGGGAAGACCATGTGTTTGTGGGGTAAAAGGTCTTACTGTCAACGAAAAAGATAAATATTTCATTACTAGTAGTGGACAGAAAGTTCACCAAGGTGAAGTCATAACCTTAGACGGTTCTACCGGTAAAATTATGGTCGGTACTGTTAACCTTATTGAACCACAGTTCTCTCCTGAGTTTGAGACTATTTTAAAATGGGCAGATTCAATAAAAAACCTACAGGTAAGAGCTAACGCAGAAAC of the Candidatus Megaera polyxenophila genome contains:
- a CDS encoding pyruvate phosphate dikinase — translated: MNKLIYHFGPGNNEGDASMKDKLGGKGANLAEMSNLGLPIPPGFTIATDMCSYYYSHGNKLTADFEAELLQAIHKLEKEMGKVFGSKENPLLVSVRSGAKISMPGMMDTILNLGMNDEVAESLAKITSNPRFAYDSYRRFIQMYGSVVLEIPAYIFEDTYDNHKINHNIHNDSEVTTEILKAVIQDYKKNIHRLTGKEFESNLTEQLIKAIEAVLKSWMSPRAIHYRKINNINEQEILGTAVNIQSMVFGNKGNNSATGVVFTRSPADGERKIFGEFLINAQGEDVVAGTRTPQPILAKEEKDGTSMQELMQKAYEELLSICAKLESHYGDMQDIEFTIEEGKLYILQTRKGKRSAAAAVKIAVDMVNEGILTKEAALLRIEPESLNQLLHTGIDYSAKPEIIAQGLAASPGAATGIAVFSPYDAEELAHHHKVILVRNDTSPEDIKGMHVAKGIITARGGMTSHAAVVARGMGRPCVCGVKGLTVNEKDKYFITSSGQKVHQGEVITLDGSTGKIMVGTVNLIEPQFSPEFETILKWADSIKNLQVRANAETVIDASMAIKFGAVGIGLCRTEHMFFDAEKIPLVREMIIAQDYEHRMKAIAKLKPLQTADFKELFSILGNMPLNIRLLDPPLHEFLPTIDQDKENLARILEVSKSVIDHRLHVLHEINPMLGHRGCRLGITYPEIYSMQVEAILEAMWQVYSEQGLRSNLELMIPLISNFKELEIIKKLISKTINEIEKKYSHKFSIKIGTMIELPRAALTADKISPLVDYFSFGTNDLTQTTLGISRDDTGSFLGDYIEQKIFNHDPFITIDEEGVGFLVHTAIEKGKKTNNTLSFGVCGEHAGDPQSIDFFHKAGVDYISCSPFRVPIARVAAARSKIINQ